In one Solanum dulcamara chromosome 1, daSolDulc1.2, whole genome shotgun sequence genomic region, the following are encoded:
- the LOC129888351 gene encoding protein MIZU-KUSSEI 1-like — protein sequence MQGYQFSKSCSLNTISDNKKSNQESASVTTRRKLQTVAIARLKSVLIAFGRNRTHFQQGLGTRVVGTLFRNRREHVHFAFQKDPNSRPALLIELATPISGLIQEMASGLIRIALECDKEEEEKKVARVIDKPMWRTCCNGNKCGYATRQECGPKELQILKAVEPILTGAAVLPGNDIMYMRAKFERVVGSRDSEAFYMMNPDRNGAPEVYTSSESNKPMTQVFLFSFL from the coding sequence ATGCAGGGATATCAATTCTCCAAGTCTTGTTCCTTAAACACTATCAGTGATAACAAGAAGTCAAATCAAGAATCAGCATCTGTAACAACTAGGAGGAAACTGCAAACTGTAGCAATAGCCAGGCTAAAGTCTGTCCTAATAGCATTTGGCCGAAACAGGACACACTTCCAACAAGGTCTTGGAACAAGAGTTGTAGGCACCCTTTTCAGAAACAGGCGTGAACATGTACATTTTGCATTCCAGAAAGATCCCAATTCACGGCCAGCCTTGTTAATTGAGCTTGCCACTCCTATAAGTGGATTAATCCAGGAAATGGCATCAGGCTTGATCAGAATTGCATTGGAATGTgacaaggaagaagaagaaaagaaggtgGCAAGAGTGATAGATAAGCCTATGTGGAGGACTTGCTGTAATGGAAACAAGTGTGGCTATGCAACAAGACAGGAATGTGGACCAAAAGAATTGCAGATTCTTAAAGCTGTGGAGCCAATTTTAACAGGTGCTGCGGTTTTGCCAGGGAATGACATCATGTATATGAGGGCCAAATTTGAGAGAGTAGTTGGCTCTAGAGATTCAGAAGCATTTTACATGATGAACCCTGACAGAAATGGAGCTCCTGAAGTATATACTTCCTCAGAGTCTAACAAGCCAATGACTCAAGttttccttttctcttttctttag
- the LOC129890123 gene encoding protein Dr1 homolog, producing the protein MEPMDIVGRTKEDASLPKATMTKIIKEMLPPDVRVARDTQDLLIECCVEFINLISSESNEVCNREERRTIAPEHVLKALEVLGFGEYIEEVYAAYEQHRLETVDTVRSGKCSNGAEMTEEEALAEQQRMFAEARARMNGGVTVPSKQPDSEVDQNLNN; encoded by the exons ATGGAACCTATGGACATTGTCGGTAGAACGAAGGAGGACGCTTCACTTCCCAAAG CAACTATgacaaaaattattaaagaaatgTTGCCCCCTGATGTCCGTGTTGCTCGAGATACTCAGGATCTTTTGATTGAATGTTGTGTAG AGTTCATTAATCTCATCTCCTCAGAATCAAATGAAGTTTGTAATAGAGAAGAGAGACGAACAATTGCACCAGAACACGTATTAAAGGCTTTGGAG GTTCTTGGCTTTGGGGAATATATTGAAGAAGTTTATGCTGCATACGAACAACACAGACTAGAGACTGTG GACACGGTGAGATCAGGGAAGTGCAGCAATGGCGCTGAAATGACTGAAGAAGAAGCACTAGCCGAGCAACAGAGGATGTTTGCTGAGGCTCGGGCAAGGATGAATGGTGGTGTTACAGTTCCCTCAAAACAGCCTGATTCAGAAGTGGACCAAAACTTGAATAACTAA